In a genomic window of Oncorhynchus masou masou isolate Uvic2021 chromosome 4, UVic_Omas_1.1, whole genome shotgun sequence:
- the LOC135522441 gene encoding UPF0450 protein C17orf58-like, which produces MTVIILLLLVLALTFSEAEDNELFSVISTPPEKGQSVLPGQNQSTRLGVKDPSLPINELLEKGSKVGDSKYALHPLPSGVWPKHSDPRPGLHNKSKKGPKNDRLIEHNSEKNRGEASLVLPKMPLTAATNRTQKVNVDPHRDAHTNFNNPPQSDPDSHPNSRPRGQPHSAPSPRRDPSTRKLDPEENRPGGKSSLYQSGGATRNNSRSSVLLNRRSSSLLYHFDILKRESDFPHEAICMSECRKEKEEREHYCYSEFAVNGVVHDIDVVRKGIRLLTLMVSSDGFYKMSRLYVTPDSFFLKVRLLVLDTYKCSKPCPDIKLGSRYIVMGQIYHRRRHLPNDLLALLGGKLKPGDGLLRSNNYVKRFNKRRHQKALEATRSKCR; this is translated from the exons ATGACAGTGATTATTCTACTCCTGCTGGTACTTGCGTTGACTTTTTCTGAAGCGGAGGACAATG AGCTGTTCTCCGTGATCAGCACCCCCCCTGAGAAGGGCCAGAGTGTTTTACCTGGCCAGAACCAGAGCACGAGGCTAGGGGTCAaagacccctctctccccatcaacGAGCTCCTGGAAAAGGGCAGCAAAGTCGGGGACTCCAAGTACGCCCTCCACCCCCTTCCCTCGGGGGTCTGGCCAAAGCACAGTGACCCTCGCCCCGGCCTCCACAACAAGAGCAAGAAGGGCCCTAAAAATGACCGCCTCATTGAGCACAACAGCGAGAAGAACCGCGGCGAGGCGAGTCTAGTGCTTCCCAAAATGCCACTGACTGCTGCCACCAACCGCACACAGAAAGTAAACGTGGACCCTCACCGGGACGCCCACACCAACTTCAACAACCCCCCACAGAGTGACCCGGACAGTCACCCCAACTCCAGACCCAGGGGCCAACCTCACTCGGCCCCCTCCCCTCGCAGGGACCCCTCAACCAGAAAGCTGGACCCAGAGGAAAACCGCCCTGGGGGGAAGTCCAGTCTGTACCAGTCCGGCGGCGCCACCCGGAATAACAGCCGCTCATCTGTGCTCCTCAACCGTCGCTCCTCCAGCCTGCTCTACCATTTCGACATTCTGAAACGAG AGTCTGACTTCCCTCACGAGGCCATCTGCATGAGTGAGTgcaggaaggagaaggaggagagagagcactaCTGCTACAGTGAAtttg CCGTCAATGGGGTCGTTCACGACATAGACGTGGTGCGTAAGGGGATTAGACTCCTCACACTGATGGTGAGCAGCGATGGCTTCTACAAGATGAGCCGCCTCTACGTCACTCCAGACAGCTTCTTTCTCAAAGTGCGTCTCCTTGTCCTGGACACCTACAAATGTAGCAAGCCTTGTCCTGACATCAAACTAG GTAGCCGGTACATTGTAATGGGTCAGATCTACCACCGGAGGCGCCACCTCCCCAACGACCTCCTGGCCCTGCTGGGGGGGAAACTGAAGCCAGGGGACGGCCTCCTGCGTAGCAACAACTACGTCAAGCGCTTCAACAAGCGGAGACACCAGAAAGCCCTGGAGGCCACCCGCTCCAAGTGTAGGTAA